In the genome of Bacteroidota bacterium, one region contains:
- a CDS encoding aminoacyl-histidine dipeptidase encodes MSTAIEGLKPELVWKYFAEISKIPRGSKNEKQISAYVVQTAKNLGLEAKQDKFMNVVVKKPASPGRENVASLCLQGHLDMVCEKNKETVHDFEKDPIELVRKGNVIMANGTTLGADNGIAVATNLAIMEDRSLVHGPLEFLFTIDEETGLTGANNLKAGQLESKTLMNLDSEEEGALYVGCSGGRNTVGTWSVSFKSAPGDSLPFALHVKGLRGGHSGLEIDKGRGNSIKILNRVLIALEKVDARLSLIEGGNKSNAIPRESEALIYIPKKSVKKAQAIVEQWNSIIKGELATAEPDLSVSLQSAEVKKKGKVIKKNQLKILTQTISALPHGVVKMSADIPGLVETSTNVAIIRTEKNKIVVTTSQRSSVASEIDEILQTVAAVFELGGAKVVRAEGYPGWKPNLDSQILKVAKSTYQSLYGKEPEVKAIHAGLECGIIGEKFPGMDMVSFGPTLEGVHSPDEKIYIDTVERFWNFLLGILKNVH; translated from the coding sequence ATGTCCACCGCAATTGAAGGATTGAAACCGGAGCTGGTGTGGAAATATTTTGCCGAGATCAGCAAAATTCCGCGCGGCTCGAAAAACGAAAAGCAGATTTCCGCGTATGTCGTTCAGACGGCGAAGAACCTGGGCCTTGAAGCGAAGCAGGATAAATTCATGAACGTCGTCGTCAAAAAGCCGGCGTCTCCCGGGCGCGAGAATGTCGCGAGCCTTTGCCTTCAGGGGCATCTCGATATGGTCTGCGAGAAGAACAAAGAGACCGTGCACGATTTTGAGAAGGATCCGATCGAGCTCGTCCGCAAGGGGAATGTCATTATGGCGAACGGAACGACCCTCGGCGCGGACAACGGCATCGCTGTGGCGACGAACCTTGCGATCATGGAAGACAGATCCCTCGTCCATGGCCCTTTAGAGTTTCTCTTTACCATCGACGAAGAAACCGGACTCACCGGCGCGAATAATTTGAAAGCCGGCCAGCTTGAGAGTAAAACATTAATGAACCTCGATTCCGAGGAAGAAGGAGCCTTATACGTCGGCTGCTCGGGGGGGCGAAACACGGTAGGGACATGGAGCGTGAGTTTCAAAAGCGCCCCGGGCGATTCGCTTCCTTTTGCGCTTCATGTCAAGGGTCTCCGGGGAGGGCACTCGGGGTTGGAGATCGACAAAGGGAGGGGCAATTCGATCAAAATTCTCAACCGCGTACTCATCGCTTTGGAGAAGGTTGATGCGCGTCTTTCGTTGATCGAAGGGGGAAATAAAAGCAATGCGATTCCGCGCGAATCCGAAGCGCTGATCTACATCCCCAAGAAGAGCGTCAAGAAAGCCCAGGCGATCGTTGAGCAGTGGAATTCGATCATCAAGGGAGAACTGGCGACGGCTGAACCGGACTTATCGGTGTCGCTGCAAAGCGCGGAAGTCAAGAAGAAAGGAAAGGTCATCAAGAAGAATCAATTGAAGATATTGACGCAAACGATCTCGGCATTGCCGCACGGCGTCGTAAAGATGAGCGCGGATATCCCCGGACTTGTCGAGACTTCCACCAACGTTGCGATCATCCGGACGGAGAAGAACAAGATCGTCGTGACGACGAGCCAGCGAAGCTCCGTTGCCTCCGAGATCGACGAGATCCTCCAAACTGTGGCGGCGGTCTTTGAGCTGGGCGGGGCAAAGGTCGTGCGCGCAGAAGGATATCCCGGATGGAAACCGAACCTCGATTCGCAGATCTTGAAGGTCGCGAAATCGACATACCAGTCTTTGTACGGAAAAGAACCGGAGGTCAAAGCGATCCATGCAGGGCTCGAATGCGGCATCATCGGCGAGAAATTTCCGGGGATGGACATGGTTTCGTTCGGACCGACGCTCGAAGGGGTCCATTCCCCCGATGAAAAAATTTACATCGACACGGTCGAGAGATTCTGGAATTTCCTTCTCGGCATTTTGAAAAATGTACATTGA
- a CDS encoding PqqD family protein codes for MKSETGRPLNLLDLKPMRNARSEAAEDGLVTLFIPKFQNRWMVRWFVPMLARPEIRLKLDKYGSYLWNACDGTATVSEIGSRMSGHFGEELDPLYERIGMFIRRLDESGSLLIEGHSKDTMVAEKTVERDKG; via the coding sequence TTGAAATCCGAGACCGGCCGGCCGCTGAATCTTTTGGACCTGAAGCCGATGCGGAACGCACGGTCGGAGGCGGCCGAGGACGGGCTGGTCACGTTGTTTATTCCGAAATTTCAGAACCGGTGGATGGTCCGCTGGTTCGTTCCGATGCTGGCCAGACCCGAGATCCGGTTAAAACTCGACAAATATGGGAGTTATCTTTGGAATGCCTGCGACGGAACTGCGACGGTCAGCGAGATCGGCAGCCGGATGAGCGGGCATTTCGGCGAAGAGCTCGACCCGCTCTATGAGCGCATCGGCATGTTCATCCGACGACTTGATGAGTCTGGATCGTTGTTGATCGAAGGGCATTCGAAGGATACAATGGTAGCGGAAAAAACCGTTGAACGAGACAAAGGATAA
- a CDS encoding oligopeptide transporter, OPT family — MAETPSTGSGGSTFRPYVPAETTMTEFSIRALLIGLIMCVVLGAANAYLGLKAGMTIAATYPAAVIGMALLRLMKGSILEENFARTVGSIGESVAAGAIFTIPAFFIAGIWPDFATAGHYLVSTVIMFVGGVLGIMFVALLRRVMVEDVELPFPESVAASEIHKAGRSGGTGAQFLFSAMGIGALIQSAVQFNIFSAAWEKFVEFSKATIGLRGSGTATAQSGLLLSSPAVSPAYIGVGYIIGPKLSSLNFSGGLLAWGLFVPILTYFIGPTLMPAGSTPTSESWIALADNVWRFIVRPIAIGGMLVSAAFTLFRMRKSLITGIGRSVGDVKKAATGEHVQKRTEQDLNFKWIMFGILAAAVATFFIYNYFAQDAMAALVATIVMIIAGFFFAAVSGYLVGIIGSSNNPISGLTLSTLLVAALLMVALGMKGTAGVAAVLGVAAVVCVSAAVAGEMLQDLKVGHILGGTPWKMQVGDLAGVAIASLVMFVPLVVLHQGDINTGGTGFGGKALPAPQASLMALLSQGIVGGQMAWPLIIVGMLMGLGFILMQVKSPMLVSVGMYLPLETTFAIFIGGVIKGIVDRMNERKKHNDAQKARVENTGVLIAAGLIAGEALIGLLFAALAFFEIKYADALPSIFSFLPFPFSVSLLVFLAIGWLLVQIPLQNAGRPEDPAPPTAVF; from the coding sequence ATGGCTGAGACACCATCTACGGGAAGCGGCGGATCGACATTCAGGCCGTATGTTCCGGCAGAAACTACGATGACCGAGTTTTCCATCCGCGCGCTGTTGATCGGCCTTATCATGTGCGTCGTGCTTGGCGCCGCGAACGCGTACCTCGGGTTGAAGGCCGGCATGACCATTGCCGCTACCTATCCGGCCGCAGTGATCGGCATGGCGCTCCTCCGCCTGATGAAGGGTTCGATCCTCGAAGAGAACTTTGCCCGTACCGTCGGCTCCATCGGCGAATCGGTTGCGGCCGGAGCGATCTTCACCATCCCCGCTTTCTTCATCGCCGGAATATGGCCCGACTTTGCGACGGCCGGACATTATCTTGTTTCGACGGTCATCATGTTCGTCGGCGGTGTGCTGGGAATCATGTTCGTCGCGCTGCTCCGCCGTGTGATGGTTGAAGACGTCGAACTTCCGTTTCCCGAATCCGTCGCGGCATCCGAGATCCACAAAGCCGGAAGGAGCGGAGGCACCGGAGCGCAATTTCTTTTCAGCGCCATGGGAATCGGCGCGTTGATCCAATCGGCGGTGCAGTTCAATATTTTTTCCGCCGCGTGGGAAAAATTCGTCGAGTTCTCCAAAGCGACGATCGGGCTGCGCGGGAGCGGGACTGCCACGGCACAAAGCGGCCTTCTTCTCAGCTCGCCAGCGGTGAGCCCGGCATACATCGGCGTCGGCTACATCATCGGTCCGAAGCTTTCTTCGCTGAACTTCAGCGGCGGTTTGCTGGCATGGGGGCTCTTCGTGCCGATCCTGACCTATTTCATCGGACCGACGCTCATGCCTGCTGGCAGCACTCCGACGAGCGAATCGTGGATCGCGCTGGCCGACAACGTCTGGCGGTTCATCGTCAGGCCGATCGCGATCGGAGGAATGCTTGTCAGCGCGGCGTTCACGCTGTTCAGGATGAGAAAAAGCCTCATCACGGGCATCGGCCGTTCGGTCGGCGACGTGAAGAAAGCCGCCACCGGCGAACATGTTCAAAAACGGACCGAGCAAGACTTGAATTTCAAGTGGATCATGTTCGGCATTTTGGCCGCCGCCGTTGCGACATTTTTCATCTACAACTATTTTGCGCAGGATGCCATGGCGGCTCTCGTGGCAACGATCGTCATGATCATCGCCGGATTCTTCTTCGCCGCGGTTTCGGGGTACCTCGTCGGCATTATCGGTTCCAGCAATAATCCGATCAGCGGACTGACGCTGTCCACGCTTCTTGTTGCGGCTCTTCTGATGGTCGCTCTCGGGATGAAAGGAACGGCGGGCGTCGCGGCGGTGCTCGGCGTTGCTGCCGTTGTCTGCGTCTCTGCGGCCGTCGCGGGAGAGATGCTGCAGGATCTGAAAGTCGGGCACATCCTCGGCGGAACGCCGTGGAAAATGCAGGTCGGCGATCTCGCCGGCGTGGCCATCGCGTCGCTCGTCATGTTCGTTCCTCTTGTCGTGTTGCATCAGGGGGATATCAATACGGGCGGAACGGGCTTCGGGGGCAAAGCTTTGCCGGCTCCCCAGGCCAGCCTCATGGCTCTTCTCTCGCAGGGAATTGTCGGCGGACAAATGGCCTGGCCGTTGATCATCGTCGGAATGTTGATGGGACTCGGATTTATTCTGATGCAGGTGAAGAGCCCGATGCTCGTGAGCGTCGGGATGTATCTGCCGCTCGAAACGACCTTCGCGATCTTCATCGGCGGAGTGATCAAAGGAATCGTCGACCGGATGAACGAGAGGAAGAAGCACAACGACGCCCAGAAAGCACGGGTTGAGAATACCGGCGTTCTTATTGCCGCCGGGCTCATCGCCGGCGAGGCTCTCATTGGCCTCTTGTTCGCCGCGCTCGCATTTTTTGAGATCAAATATGCCGACGCGCTGCCGTCCATCTTTTCGTTTCTCCCATTTCCGTTCAGCGTAAGCCTCCTGGTCTTTTTGGCGATCGGCTGGCTGCTTGTTCAGATCCCGCTGCAGAATGCCGGAAGGCCGGAAGATCCGGCTCCGCCGACAGCGGTCTTTTAG
- a CDS encoding proline dehydrogenase family protein, translated as MNIFNELIVSLLPLTPKPVVARFARPYIAGEELADAIRTAKALNAGKAKATVDVLGEDITTREEAIAAREECKRVLAAIADNAIDANLSVKLTQLGLKIDTSFCRANVEEILDAAKERNNFVRIDMEDHTCTDDTLAVFHSVKERYANVGIVIQAYLKRSENDVRKLASEQCKVRLCKGIYNEPAEIAFKKREEIQQNYLRLLRILFYARCYVGIATHDELLINGAKAMIGEMKFSPNEYEFQMLLGVRNEKRNELIRDGHRLRVYTPYGKQWYAYSLRRLRENPQIAGYVAKSIFLGDS; from the coding sequence ATGAATATTTTTAATGAACTGATCGTTTCACTCCTCCCACTGACCCCCAAACCCGTTGTTGCCCGATTTGCCAGACCCTATATCGCCGGTGAAGAACTTGCCGACGCCATACGGACTGCCAAAGCGCTGAACGCCGGCAAAGCGAAGGCGACCGTCGATGTGCTTGGCGAGGATATCACCACCCGCGAAGAGGCAATTGCCGCGCGGGAAGAATGCAAGCGCGTGCTTGCAGCGATCGCAGACAACGCCATCGACGCGAACCTCTCCGTAAAACTGACGCAGCTCGGGCTGAAGATCGACACGTCATTCTGCCGTGCGAACGTCGAAGAGATCCTTGACGCGGCAAAGGAAAGGAACAATTTTGTCCGCATCGATATGGAGGACCATACTTGCACGGACGACACGCTGGCGGTCTTTCATTCCGTCAAAGAACGGTATGCAAACGTCGGCATCGTCATCCAGGCGTACCTGAAACGGAGCGAGAACGACGTCCGGAAACTTGCCTCCGAACAATGCAAGGTCCGGCTCTGCAAAGGGATCTATAACGAACCGGCCGAGATCGCGTTCAAAAAAAGAGAAGAGATCCAGCAGAATTATCTTCGTCTTCTCAGAATACTGTTTTACGCCCGCTGCTATGTCGGCATTGCGACGCACGATGAACTGCTGATCAACGGAGCAAAGGCGATGATCGGTGAAATGAAATTTTCACCGAATGAATATGAATTTCAGATGCTGCTCGGCGTTCGCAATGAAAAGAGGAATGAGCTGATCCGCGACGGGCACCGGCTCCGCGTCTATACCCCCTACGGGAAGCAGTGGTATGCTTATTCTCTCCGCAGGCTGAGAGAAAACCCGCAAATCGCCGGATATGTCGCAAAAAGCATTTTTCTAGGTGATTCTTAA
- a CDS encoding mucoidy inhibitor MuiA family protein, protein MFLCRRRLVPAHRIARRIYFPLLIFALSVPLIAETVAVPSSVTSVTVYSDRALVTRTGEITLQPGNYLLRFSNLPASLVDQSVRVSGEAAGAKILDVHVETAFLDTVPEERVRTLQAKVQELQTQSNELGDRLSVLNTERDFILQIKAQTADNIDKDLKVQRPTTEDWQKVLAFFDSNLNRIFAEQRKVAKDRTDLQGKIETLQKQINQISPRARKSVKNIAVEVQITKGGEVRLFPSYVVSGARWYPQYDVRVSTESQDVELNYYGFIQQNTGEDWTDADISLSTARPDVGGEKPELGPWYLNIFQPLPQLQKSRMGAAVSEIVAAQGAEKKDAASELEAVGTPEAEVETQPTSALFHITSRSTVPSDNTAHRTTIAIEKMHAEFFYSSTPKLSPYVYRKAAIKNTSQAPFLAGNANVFSNDDFIANSAMKTTLPDQSFDVYLGVDPAVRIERKLVNRFTDYTGTFTKNVRVTYEFSFTLENTKKSGLNVAVQDQLPVSQNEKITVEQVEPAEKELRRDDQGFLNWNVMLNPGEKKNWKLKFNIEYPQGTTISGLE, encoded by the coding sequence ATGTTTCTGTGCCGCCGTCGTTTGGTTCCGGCTCATAGAATTGCCAGGCGAATTTATTTTCCCCTGCTGATTTTTGCACTGAGCGTTCCCCTGATCGCCGAAACGGTTGCCGTTCCCTCCTCGGTGACCTCGGTGACGGTATACAGCGACAGAGCTCTTGTAACCCGCACAGGGGAGATCACGCTCCAGCCCGGGAATTATCTTCTCCGGTTCAGCAACCTTCCAGCGAGCTTGGTCGACCAATCGGTCCGTGTCTCCGGCGAGGCAGCGGGCGCTAAGATCTTAGACGTCCATGTCGAAACTGCTTTTCTCGACACCGTCCCCGAGGAACGGGTCCGTACATTGCAGGCGAAAGTTCAGGAACTGCAAACCCAGTCAAACGAACTCGGCGACCGGCTTAGCGTGCTGAACACCGAGCGCGATTTTATCCTGCAAATCAAGGCTCAAACGGCCGATAATATCGACAAAGACCTCAAAGTACAGCGCCCGACGACAGAAGACTGGCAGAAAGTTCTGGCGTTTTTTGATTCAAACCTGAACAGGATTTTTGCAGAACAGCGGAAAGTCGCGAAGGACCGGACCGATCTGCAAGGGAAGATCGAGACGCTGCAAAAACAGATCAATCAGATTTCTCCGCGTGCGCGAAAGTCGGTGAAAAACATCGCGGTCGAGGTTCAGATAACGAAGGGAGGCGAGGTCCGGCTCTTTCCCTCGTACGTCGTTTCCGGGGCGCGGTGGTATCCGCAGTATGATGTGCGGGTTTCGACAGAATCGCAGGACGTCGAACTGAACTACTACGGATTCATCCAGCAGAATACCGGAGAGGATTGGACCGATGCCGACATCTCGTTGTCGACCGCCCGTCCGGATGTCGGCGGAGAGAAGCCGGAGCTGGGTCCCTGGTATCTCAATATTTTTCAACCCCTGCCTCAGCTTCAAAAGAGCCGCATGGGAGCCGCTGTCAGCGAGATCGTCGCCGCGCAAGGGGCCGAAAAGAAAGACGCCGCCAGTGAGCTGGAGGCCGTGGGAACACCGGAGGCCGAGGTGGAGACGCAACCGACCTCGGCGTTGTTTCATATCACTTCCCGCTCGACCGTTCCGTCCGACAACACCGCACACAGGACGACGATCGCGATCGAAAAAATGCATGCCGAGTTCTTTTACTCTTCCACGCCGAAGCTTTCCCCGTATGTCTATCGTAAAGCGGCGATCAAGAACACGAGCCAGGCGCCGTTCCTCGCGGGAAATGCCAATGTCTTTTCCAACGATGACTTCATAGCGAACTCGGCGATGAAAACAACCCTGCCGGATCAATCCTTCGACGTGTATCTCGGCGTCGACCCGGCAGTGAGGATCGAGCGGAAGCTGGTGAACAGGTTCACCGACTATACCGGGACGTTCACGAAGAATGTCAGGGTGACGTACGAATTCAGCTTCACGCTGGAAAACACCAAGAAATCGGGGCTCAACGTTGCCGTGCAGGACCAGCTGCCGGTATCCCAGAACGAAAAGATCACCGTCGAACAGGTCGAGCCGGCAGAGAAGGAATTGCGCCGGGACGACCAGGGATTCTTGAATTGGAATGTCATGTTGAACCCCGGCGAAAAGAAAAACTGGAAACTCAAATTCAACATTGAATACCCGCAAGGGACGACCATCTCAGGACTCGAATAA
- a CDS encoding spore maturation protein: MVELFRNIINIISVAAVPLMFFVFVGWGIIKKVKVYEVFVEGAKDGFQVAVKIIPYLVAMLVAIGIFRASGAMDVLVAVLAPVTNLIGMPPETVPLAILRPLSGSGSMGLMAELMKVHGPDSFIGVLASTMYGSSETTFYVLAVYFGAVGIKNTRHALPAGIIADVFGMLGALFICRTFFGI; this comes from the coding sequence ATGGTTGAACTATTCCGAAATATTATCAATATTATTTCAGTCGCCGCCGTTCCGCTGATGTTTTTCGTCTTTGTGGGCTGGGGGATCATAAAGAAAGTAAAGGTCTATGAGGTCTTTGTCGAAGGAGCGAAAGACGGATTTCAGGTGGCGGTCAAGATCATTCCGTACCTTGTCGCCATGCTTGTCGCGATCGGGATCTTCAGGGCTAGCGGGGCGATGGATGTGCTGGTTGCCGTGCTTGCACCGGTAACGAATCTTATCGGGATGCCCCCCGAAACTGTTCCGCTTGCGATTCTCAGGCCCCTCTCCGGAAGCGGCTCGATGGGGCTGATGGCGGAGTTGATGAAGGTCCACGGGCCGGATTCCTTTATCGGCGTTCTCGCCTCGACCATGTACGGCAGTTCGGAAACGACATTTTACGTTCTTGCCGTCTACTTCGGCGCGGTCGGCATCAAGAATACCCGGCACGCTCTTCCGGCCGGGATCATCGCCGACGTTTTCGGAATGCTGGGGGCTCTTTTTATATGTCGAACATTTTTTGGTATTTGA
- a CDS encoding nucleoside recognition domain-containing protein: MLNYVWMSLIVIGLLVGAGSDINDEVKNTYRNGIPLDAVVRVEKTPTALRQTWQGELIIPAEAFNRFYGTASASSEVHQPVEMTTLASGRTTITILTDESSPKFWIAMAQNSGNTNKLLGTINSIKFSDDKASAQISFLLEKISYVKIRAITKAALDYADTAVTISLGLIGVMALWLGIVKIAEEAGLLSVLTKLLTPLTSRLFPDVPAGHPAIAAMVMNIAANMLGLNNAATPLGLKAMEELNKLSPKLGTATNAMCTFLVINTAGLTLIPATAIAIRAAQGSAEPGIIIGTSIFGAGCATIAGLVAVKILERLPRYKNELPAAGHGTESAHG, from the coding sequence ATGCTTAATTACGTCTGGATGTCGCTCATTGTCATCGGGCTGCTCGTCGGTGCGGGGAGCGATATTAATGATGAGGTGAAGAACACGTATCGGAACGGGATTCCTTTGGACGCGGTTGTGCGCGTTGAAAAGACTCCAACCGCGCTGCGGCAGACATGGCAGGGGGAACTGATCATTCCCGCCGAAGCGTTTAACCGGTTCTACGGAACCGCATCGGCATCATCGGAGGTTCATCAACCGGTAGAGATGACGACGCTTGCTTCCGGAAGGACAACCATTACAATTCTCACCGACGAATCATCTCCGAAGTTTTGGATAGCGATGGCCCAAAATTCCGGAAACACCAATAAGCTGCTTGGAACGATCAACAGCATTAAATTTTCGGATGATAAAGCCTCCGCACAAATTTCGTTTCTCCTGGAAAAGATCAGTTACGTCAAGATACGGGCGATCACAAAGGCTGCACTCGACTACGCCGATACCGCCGTCACGATCTCGCTCGGGCTCATTGGCGTGATGGCCCTTTGGTTAGGGATCGTGAAAATCGCCGAGGAGGCCGGGCTCTTGAGCGTCCTGACGAAGCTTTTGACGCCGTTGACCTCGCGGCTCTTTCCGGATGTACCGGCAGGTCATCCGGCGATCGCCGCCATGGTCATGAACATTGCCGCGAACATGCTCGGCCTCAATAACGCGGCGACGCCGCTTGGCTTGAAAGCAATGGAAGAGTTGAACAAGCTCAGCCCGAAGCTGGGAACGGCGACGAATGCGATGTGCACGTTTCTTGTCATCAATACTGCCGGGTTAACGTTGATCCCTGCCACTGCCATCGCGATCAGAGCGGCGCAGGGGTCGGCCGAACCGGGGATCATCATCGGAACATCTATTTTTGGAGCAGGATGCGCTACTATTGCCGGCCTTGTCGCGGTGAAGATCCTCGAACGGCTCCCGCGCTACAAAAATGAGCTCCCCGCCGCCGGTCACGGAACGGAGTCGGCCCATGGTTGA